TCCGGTCGTTGGTCAGGATCTCAAAGGGCAGGTCGAACTTCGAGGACAGCTCGTCCTGCCACTGCTCCACCAGGCTGCCGGGACAGACGATCAGGCACCGGTGCACGTCGCCCCGCAGCCGGAGCTCCTTGATGAGGAGGCCGGCCATGATGGTCTTTCCGGCGCCCGGGTCGTCGGCCAGGAGGAAGCGCAGCGGTTGGCGGCGCAGCATCTCCCCGTAGACCGCGGTGATCTGGTGTGGCAGGGGTTCGATCAGCGACGTGTGCACCGCCAGCAGCGGGTCGAAGAGATGGGCTAGGCGGATGCGCAGGGCCTCGGAGACCAGGCGTAGGGCCGCGCCGTCGGCCTCCAGGCTCCAGGGCCGACCGGGCGTGACGATCTCCAGCACCGGCTCCCGGTCGCGGAAGACCAGTTCCGTCCCGGGCCGCCCCGACGCATCCTTGTAGAAGAGCTCGATGACATTGGACCCGTGCCAGCGGACGTCAACCACGGTGACCGGCCCGCTGGGCAGGAGCCCCTTGAGCAGCGTCCCCCGGGTGATGTGTTCGAGCCGTACCAAGGCTTGGTCCCCGCTTCGTCCCTGGATTCGGTGCTGTGGGACTCCGATCGTGACAAGGCGCAGGGTATTTACTTCGCCGTCCGCGATGGATCCCTGCCAGGGACCTTGGCCGCCTGCCTCGACCCCGGGCCCGCCTCGACCCTTGACTACGGGAAATGATTTGGAACACTAAATGTTAGCTCTGCTAATCGAATTGCGGGGAGCTCGTTGCCCACGGCGTATATCTGTGCTTTGCCCGCGGTGGGCTGGTAGCGGGGAGCTGGCGGCGGGCTGGCGCCGCGGGAGCCGGCACGGGGACGAGGCGATGCACCATGACGTCGGGCACGGCGGCAAGGGAATGGGCCGCGGACTCCGCGACATCCCCATCGACGCCTGAAGGCTGCACCCGCCTCATCACCGAGGTGGTCCCCCGGCTCATGCGCCTGATCCGGAGGCAGATGCGCCGCCATCAACCGGGGCGGCTGTCCGTGCCCCAGTTCCGCACCCTGTTGTACCTGCACCATCACCCGGGGGCGTCGCTCTCCGCGGTGGCCGAGCACCTCGGCGTCGCCCGCCCCACCGCCTCCACACTGGTGAACCGGCTGGTCCAGCGGGGGCTCGTGACCCGCAACATCGATCCGGCTGAGCGCCGACGCGTCGTGCTCCACCTGACCGATGCCGGCCGCGAAGACCTGGAGGTCGCCCGCCGGAGGACCGAGGCCGAGCTCGCCGAGCGGCTGGCCGGCTTCCGGCCGGAGGAACTGGCTGCCCTGGCCGCCGGACTGCGGCTGCTGGAGCGCGTCGCAGCGGAGGTCGCGGAGCCGGCCTCGGCCGAGGGGCGCGAGAACCCGGCCGGCCCCCGCCTGCCCGAGGAGGTCGAGGAGGGTTGACCACGGCAGCGCCTGCCGCGCCGCATCCCGCCGGCTCCGGTCTGGCGGTGGAGACCGTCCAGCTGACCCGGTCCTTCGGGGACTTCGTCGCCGTCGATCACCTCGACCTGGCGATCCCTGCGGGGACCATCTTCGGCCTCCTCGGTCCCAACGGCGCCGGCAAGAGCACCACCATCAAGATGCTGACCACCCTGCTTCCGCCCAGCGGCGGCACCGCGCGGGTGGCCGGGTTCGACGTGGTGCGCCAGCCCGCCGCCGTGCGCCGGCGGGTGGGCTACGTGCCCCAGTTCCTCTCCGCCGACGGCGCCCTGACGGGGTACGAGAACCTGCTGATCTTCGCCAAGCTCTACGGCATCCCGGCCCGGGAGCGGTACGGGCGCATCATGGAGCTCCTCGAGCTGGTCGGCCTGGGCGACGCCGCCCACACCCTGGTTCGCCGCTACTCCGGGGGGATGATCCGACGCCTCGAGATCGCCCAGTCCCTGCTGCACCGCCCCGCCGTGCTCTTCCTCGACGAGCCCACGGTGGGTCTCGATCCCACCGCCCACCGCGGGGTCTGGGAGCAGGTGCGCCTGTTGCGCGACCGGTTCGGCACCACCGTGGTCCTGACCACCCACTACATGGAGGAGGCCGACGAGCTCTGCGACCAGGTGGCCATCCTCCACCGGGGCCAGGTGGCCGCCGTGGGGTCGCCGGCCGCGCTCAAGGCCCAGGTGGGCGCCGCCGCCACGCTGGAAGACGTGTTCGTCCACTTCACCGGCAGCTCGCTGGAATCGGGAGGGACCTACCGCGATGTCGCCCGCACCCGCCGCACCGCCCGGCGGCTCTCGTGAGCAGCCGGACCCGCACCTCGACCCGGGACGAACCGGCCCCGGGGAGGCCGGGCCGGGCGCCGCCCGCGCCCCCGTGGCCGGAGCCGCGGTCCAGCCTGCGCCCTGGACCGCCGTCGAGCCCGGGGTCCGCAGCCCGGGCGCGACCGGATGGATCCAGGCTCCCGCGTCCCCCGGGACGCCCGCCGCGAGCGGCGGAGCGGTGCCCGGGGCGGCGCCCGCCGCGCCCCTGCCAGACGACGGGGAATCCGGACCGACGGCGACGGGCGACCCCGGGTCGCGGGGCGGGCCGGGCGCGACCGCGCCCGGCCCGCTCGCCGCGGCAGCCGCCTTCGTCCGGCAGACCCTGACCATCGTGGAAGCCGAGGTGCGCAAGCTGCGGCACGACCCCTTCGAGCTGGTGACCCGGGCGGTCCAGCCCGCCCTGTGGATGCTGGTCTTCGGACAGGTGATGGGGCGCCTGCGGGGCATGCCGACGGGTGGGCTGCCCTACCTCGACTTCATGGCGCCGGGGATCCTGGCGCAGAGCACGCTGTTCGTGGCCATCTTCTACGGCATCGCCTTGATCTGGGAGCGGGACCTGGGCATCCTGCACAAGTACATGGCGAGCCCCGCCCCGCGAACCGCTCTGGTGCTGGGCAAGGCCCTGTCGGCGGGGGTGCGGGCGCTGACCCAGGCGGTGGTGATCTACCTGCTGGCGGCGGCCACGGGGGTGGCGGTTCGGTCCGACCCGGCGGCGCTGGTGGGCGTGCTGGCGCTGGCGGTGCTGGGGGCGGCGGTGTTCTCCACCCTCTCCCTGGTGGTGGCGTGCCTGGTGCGGACCCGGGAGCGGTTCATGGGGATCGGGCAGGTGCTGACCATGCCGCTCTTCTTCGCCAGCAACGCCATCTACCCGCTCCACCTGATGCCGGGGTGGGTCCACGGCATCGCAAGGGTGAATCCGCTCACGTACCAGGTCGACGCCTTGCGGGGCCTGATGATCCGCGGCGGCGCCAGCCAGTTCGGCCTGGGTCACGACGTGGCGGTGCTGGCGCTGGCCCTGGCCTTCCTGGTGGCGGTGGCGTCGCGCCTCTACCCGCGGGCGGTGACCTGAGGTGGGGCGGGACGCCGAGCCGCGGGCGATCCAACCGGATGGGGTGGAGCGACTCGGAGACGCGGATGGGCGCCGGGCAACCGGCCGACCCGGGCCAGCGGGG
The sequence above is drawn from the Thermaerobacter sp. FW80 genome and encodes:
- a CDS encoding ABC transporter permease, coding for MSPAPAAPPGGSREQPDPHLDPGRTGPGEAGPGAARAPVAGAAVQPAPWTAVEPGVRSPGATGWIQAPASPGTPAASGGAVPGAAPAAPLPDDGESGPTATGDPGSRGGPGATAPGPLAAAAAFVRQTLTIVEAEVRKLRHDPFELVTRAVQPALWMLVFGQVMGRLRGMPTGGLPYLDFMAPGILAQSTLFVAIFYGIALIWERDLGILHKYMASPAPRTALVLGKALSAGVRALTQAVVIYLLAAATGVAVRSDPAALVGVLALAVLGAAVFSTLSLVVACLVRTRERFMGIGQVLTMPLFFASNAIYPLHLMPGWVHGIARVNPLTYQVDALRGLMIRGGASQFGLGHDVAVLALALAFLVAVASRLYPRAVT
- a CDS encoding ABC transporter ATP-binding protein; this translates as MTTAAPAAPHPAGSGLAVETVQLTRSFGDFVAVDHLDLAIPAGTIFGLLGPNGAGKSTTIKMLTTLLPPSGGTARVAGFDVVRQPAAVRRRVGYVPQFLSADGALTGYENLLIFAKLYGIPARERYGRIMELLELVGLGDAAHTLVRRYSGGMIRRLEIAQSLLHRPAVLFLDEPTVGLDPTAHRGVWEQVRLLRDRFGTTVVLTTHYMEEADELCDQVAILHRGQVAAVGSPAALKAQVGAAATLEDVFVHFTGSSLESGGTYRDVARTRRTARRLS
- a CDS encoding MarR family winged helix-turn-helix transcriptional regulator; translation: MTSGTAAREWAADSATSPSTPEGCTRLITEVVPRLMRLIRRQMRRHQPGRLSVPQFRTLLYLHHHPGASLSAVAEHLGVARPTASTLVNRLVQRGLVTRNIDPAERRRVVLHLTDAGREDLEVARRRTEAELAERLAGFRPEELAALAAGLRLLERVAAEVAEPASAEGRENPAGPRLPEEVEEG